One genomic segment of Hordeum vulgare subsp. vulgare chromosome 2H, MorexV3_pseudomolecules_assembly, whole genome shotgun sequence includes these proteins:
- the LOC123427879 gene encoding uncharacterized protein LOC123427879: protein MAAPSAALSISGVAHTSPFGCRPKKLILNRNYLQLAVPSNSQNANHYGKLTVCRAESEDSKGGGGFLTGFLIGGAVFGTLGYVFAPQISKTLDTLLNDDEQDGKPDEQGFQSVPRPRNAQYYDEGLEKTRQTLGDKISQLNLAIDKAAARLKRVTGSVEKEAVKDETEIEMSTLDDNGVLEENLSEQGFVQGESAI from the exons ATGGCTGCTCCCTCCGCCGCCCTCTCCATATCCG GTGTGGCGCATACCAGTCCAtttggctgcaggccgaagaagctGATCTTAAACAGAAATTACTTGCAGCTTGCAGTTCCCTCAAATTCCCAAAATGCAAATCATTATGGAAAGTTAACCGTCTGCAGAGCAGAAAG TGAAGATTCTAAAGGCGGGGGAGGATTCTTGACTGGATTTCTTATAGGGGGAGCAGTCTTTGGAACACTGGGTTATGTCTTTGCTCCTCAG ATCAGCAAAACTTTAGATACATTGCTGAATGACGATGAGCAAGATGGTAAGCCTGACGAGCAAGGCTTCCAAAGTGTACCAAGGCCACGTAATGCTCAATACTATGATGAAGGTTTAGAG aaaactcgtcagacacTGGGTGACAAGATAAGCCAACTGAACCTTGCGATTGACAAAGCTGCCGCCCGATTGAAGCGTGTCACTGGCAGTGTCGAAAAAGAGGCTGTTAAAGATGAAACCGAA ATTGAAATGTCAACACTGGATGATAATGGAGTTTTGGAGGAAAACTTGAGTGAACAGGGTTTTGTGCAAGGAGAAAGTGCAATATAA